The sequence below is a genomic window from Coffea arabica cultivar ET-39 chromosome 4c, Coffea Arabica ET-39 HiFi, whole genome shotgun sequence.
gatgTTTTTGGTGGTTATCTAGCTGACATGATAAGTTTTTGCAATATTTGATGTGATCTGTGAACGGCCAATAAGTGGTATGGCTAGTTTTATTGTGACTAGTTGTTGAAGAAATTGAGATAAATTTGGTTGATTCGAAATGGGGTTGGTTTGGCTGGTTGGTTGGGCAGGGCTGATCCATTTGCTAAGAAGGATTGGTATGATGTAAAGGCACCGTCTGTTTTTGAGGTTCGAAATGTTGGAAAGACTCTTGTTTCCAGAACTCAGGGCACTAAGGTTAGAACTCCCCTCTGCTTTATCTCACTTAGTTTGCAatgtttttgctttttccttgtgttgtttGCAGGTATTGAttcgtttatttatttattttttgtatttgaaCCTGTTGATGCATGTGATTGCTCTTTTTTACTTCTTGTATGGATGAAAGAAGAATATTGGAAAAAGTTGGATTTGTTTGTTATAAAAGGACTTGAAGGCGTGCTGTATTTTTAAAAGCGggaagtaattaaacaaggaaaaaaGTGTTAATGAGGTCCTGGTTATCAAAAAGCATTCAACGAGATTCTAGAGTCGTAAAAAGTGATGAAGTCTGTAAGGAATCTTTCTCCTGTGGGGTTGGGGGATTGTAGGATGGCTTGTTTGGCGGGTTAAGATTCAGTGAAGCCAGAAAATGCCATTAGTCGTGTTTGCAAGAAATGGCAAGGAAAGTATTGGGATACATACAATTATTATACAGCCTAATAGCATTTTTGTGCTGTCTccataagaaaattaaaattgttGCTTATTCAGAATGAACTGGagatgttgtggttatcgagATCTAAATGACTTGACAATTTGATATCTGCACGGTAGTGGGTATTCAGTATCAACCTGTTTCCTCTTATTGATGTACTACTTTTGTAgggaaaaatgattttttgttgtGATCTTGTGGATGATGGGAAATATGGATCATACTTTCTCTCGCCTCCCTATTCTGTTTTTATTGGTAGTCTCAGATGCCACTATTTTATGTTATTTGCAGAATTTGGCCATTTCTTATCTGTGGCTGTTGACATTTCTTATCTGTGGCTGTTGATACGTTTGCAGTTTAGAACACAGTATTCAAGTTTTACCTAGTTGTTGCATGCTAGGACATCTTATGTTCCAGCTGTAGTCCCTTTAAGTTAGGCATGTTGTTGATTGTGTACAAATTGTTATGGTAATCAAAATAAGCAGGGTGCTTTGTGCATGTGTGATTTGGACTTAATAAACTTGAATCCTAGTAACTTTGTCATCTGCCCCTTTCAGGAATTACGTGACGTGACAGAAAGTTTTTCATCACTTGCGATTTTCGCTTGTTTAATAAGCATTTTATAGTTCATTGATTTTCATTGTTGCTCCTTGAATTTATCTTTCCTGTTTGGGCTGTAATGTGAATTTGTGCTATGTCTGGCTCCTGTTTTTGTCTAGACATGCTCAGTAGCTGCTGATGCATTTGAATTTGACgatttgttcatttccttagaTTGCTTCTGAAGGGCTAAAGCATAGAGTATTTGAGGTAAGCTTGGCTGATCTTCAGAAGGATGAGGATCATGCATTCAAGAAGATCCGTTTGAGGGCAGAAGATGTGCAAGGCAAAAATGTCCTCACAAATTTCTGGGTGGGTTAGATACTTAATGGTGCAACATCTTTTTGGAACTTGGATGCATTTTGCTCACTTCAGGTCTGTTTTTAATTTCCAGGGAATGAATTTTACAACAGACAAAGTCAGGTCCCTGGTTCGTAAGTGGCAGACATTGATTGAGGCTCATGTGGATGTCAAGACAACAGACAATTACACCCTAAGGATGTTTTGCATTGGATTTACAAAGAAACGTGCAAACCAACAGAAGAGGACCTGTTATGCTCAGTCAAGTCAGATCCGTCAGGTTTGTTTAGGATTTTTGGTAACTCGCAAGCTCTAACTTTGATACCATGCTTTATATCTAACTTGGTCTGCTTAATAGTTCCTTGAACAGTGCAACACACaaccccccccctcccccccccccccccccccccccccccccccccccccccaaaaaaaaaaacctagggTGCTCCCCTGATATCGGTTTTTTTCCCACCTTAGATTCGGAAGAAAATGGTTGAGATCATGAGAAACCAAGCAAGTTCCTGTGATTTGAAGGAACTGGTTGCCAAAATCATCCCTGAGTCAATCGGCAGAGAGATAGAGAAGTCAACTACAAGCATCTTCCCTTTGCAAAATGTTTACATTCGCAAAGTGAAGATCCTCAAGGCACCCAAATTTGATCTGGGCAAGTTGATGGAGGTAACTTCACTCCCTCTACATTGACCTTTTTGCTTCAAATTGATTATTGTTTGATTGAGAAGAACTTTTTGGTGGTACTCTGGTGCATAAAGATGATTGCCATGTGCATTTGCCCAAGAGCTTTTGCGTTAGTAGTGAATTATTTGTTGTGTTATGGAAGGAAATGCTTCAGTGATTTGGTATTTGATGCGATCTCTGGTTTCAGGTTCATGGTGACTATTCAGAGGATGTTGGCGTGAAGTTGGATAGGCCAGCTGAGGAAACAGTAGCAGAGGGAGAAACTGAAGTTGTTGGTTCGTAATGTCTTCAGTATTATGGTTAATTACTAGATGAATTTATGTCAATCCTTGAAACCAGATTTTGGTTGTTTAATTTAATTAAAGTTTTGCCTTGTGTTTGTTGACATAACGGGTCGTCTGATTGTGAAAACCTAAAAGGATTTTATTGCTGATTTATCAAATATAGATTCATATATCATggccacctctctctctctctctctctctctgcggTACACAAACAGTCATTCTCTCGGACTAAGCATGTATCCTGACCCAAGTCTCAACTGTGGGATGAGTGGAGACTGCTCTGCTCAGGTTAAATGCTGACTTGCATCTTACTTGAATGCGGACGCGGGGCTGGAGCAGTTGTCAGAACAACCGCTCCGGAAGGTGTAACACCATTTGTACATGGTGTAACATCATCTGTACAAGATGTAACAATTGAACAACAGCAAGTAAAATAAAACAACATTTTTGTGGGTCCCACACggcgtgaaaatcgagttacaagacgtgatttgagccgcacaaatttttgaggtttCATCCAAGCCGTGAACTGTCTGGACCGTCCAGGCCCCTCGTCCCTTGAATGCTGTTCCTGCTGTATTCAGTCATttgtgtgggggggggggggggagtaaCAGCTTCTAGACATTCTTTCTCAGGGTCACCAAGATTTTGGAGTAAAGTACATCCATAGTACACgtagttatttattttcaacTTGAAGATTGTATTAAATACACAATTGATACTTAAAATGACGTTAACAATTTAACAATTGGGATTCCAAAGGAATTTTAGCACTCGCTGTTTTTCAAACTAATAAAATTCTAGAAAACTAGGAGTAAATCAACTTGCAATTGCACTAATCTAGGGCAAGGCCAATTGTTACGAAATTAAATTGCCCTTAAGAAAAATTTAGCGGTTAATCCCTGTTGGTTTTTTGGGGCATGAactaagaaacaacaccttagtgtTGCAAAAAAAACTTATAAGAGACTTGTATTGAAGGTGGAAAATGAGCTTATGTTCTACATTCATTAACTcactatttatagtgattacatgaaataaactagcaaaatatccaactaacaattatcctaaaaatctcaacaaaatataatctccttctactagcaaatcttaTCTAAAATATCTGTTAACAAACCAACATGATCTTTGGTTAACAAATAtccttatttttctaataactaaattattttgatattaaacataATCTAGCAAAATATGTAGGAAAAGTTGCATATCCCAACACTCCTCCTTGTCACTTTTGCTGCAGGTTTTCAATTGTCTTCTCAAATCTTTGAATCTTGTTTTGGACGAGACTGTTGTAAGAAATTCTGCAATTGATGATTAGTCTTGCAATGAACTTCTTCCTTTGGGTTTTTATGCAAGCTAAATATTAGTCTTGCAACGAACCACTTCTTTTGTCTTCTCATGCCAAACTCCACATaaaagatgattttttttaatatttccaaATAATCTTCTCATAGGTTTAAAATGGAACATCTTTTGACGATATTTGAACCTAtacagaaaatataaaattctGCATGGTTCTTCATATTGTCATCACCATCAAAATCTGTAGACTCAAAAACAGAAATGTTATAATCTTGATAAATATCAGGAATCAATTTGATACCTCCTGACTTATCAATGATCTCCTCCTGAATTTTTTCAGGATCtgaattcttgatttcatcATCATGTTCCACTTTAGAATTGTCAAAATCTGACCAATTCATAGTGAAACttctcctttttattttaattgagaatAATTTATTTTCAATCAAATCATTAGCCATTATCCTTGTGAAAACAGCATCAAAAACTGATATGTGAATGCTGGCCTTGGATCTCTGTCTAACTGCAACTCTGTGGTCTCTAATTTGTGTATCCATCAGCTCTTCAAATACTGATGAAACAAAATTCGTCTCTACCATATCTCGTAGATCATTGACTACcaaataagtccaaaattttatGGCCCAAATTTGGTAAGTTTCACCACTAAAAGTTGAAATGTTTGACAAAAAGTTCTTTCTTGTCATGGCTTTGAACTTATAAAGGATCCTCACCAATGCACTCACTCTAAAAAAAGACTCAGGCCCTTAAGATATAGGCTCTTGATATCACTTTGTTGGTTTTTTGGGGCATGAactaagaaacaacaccttagtgtTGCCAAAAAAACTTATAAGAGACTTGTATTGAAGGTGGAAAATGAGCTTATGTTCTACATTCATTAACTcactatttatagtgattacatgaaataaactagcaaaatatccaactaagaattatcctaaaaatctcaacaaaatataatctccttctactagcaaatcttaTCTAAAATATCTGTTAACAAACCAACATGATCTTTGGTTAACAAATAtccttatttttctaataactaaattattttgatattaaacataATCTAGCAAAATATGTAGGAAAAGTTGCATATCCCAACAATCCCGCACTCTTCCAGTCTAAATCGACACAATGCACAAATTTCACTACTAATGGTACAAGTTGCACGAAAGGTGATATGGTGTGGAGTGGGTAATGGATTTTGATCCCTAAAGGGGAATGGCATCGGGTCCTTGGCAGCTAAAAAGCAACATTTCCCAAGGAAAGGTTGGGAACAAAGGACAATCTTTCCGAGCTATGATTTTTTTGATATACTAATAGTTAGAACCGAAAGCAAATACAAACAGCTGAACTTAATGCGAGAGAAAGATTCTGAATTATTTGCTGGTATATGTTGTGACATTGATTCAACTTTTAGGATGAGTCTTGTATACAAAGGAAGGGAAGGTTTTTGCTATTTGTATTCTCAACAGTCAAATGGTTTATCATATTGTATAAACCATACCAACCTCCAAAAGAGCAGCATGTGGAATGTTCAGGGCAACCGGAGGCTCCCTAGAATTTTTGTCAAGAAATACGTATACCATGATGAGcaatttcttcaacaaattTGAGCCCCTTCGCAATGAcaagtgggattgacccaagaAATAGGCAGTGCCACTTTCCCTTGCATCAACGAGTTCTTGTAGCTCCTTCCTTACTGAAGCACTCATTTCAGGACTATTCTTGGGCAGCATAAATCGAACCCTTTTTCTCCTGACGGCCGCAAAACTAAGCTCTGCTGGATCATCTGAATGGCTCCTTTGAGTCAAGGTTGGATGACTGTTGTCTGAACTATCTGCAGTAAGAGGAATCAATGCATTTCCATCTCCCATTGATCTTCCCAAGACCATCATTCTTTCTGGTGAAGAGAGGGATTCATAATCACGTTCCTCCCTGGCAATGAATTCTCCTATTGAACTGATTATATGATCCTCAAAATCATCGCTGTCCCTTGTATGGTCACGATATCCATGTAGAACAACACAACGATAAATCTTGTATTCTTTAGGTCCAACCCGGCCTATAAGGTATCGTTGATCCTCAGAAATGTAGGGGACTGGCAAGGACTTGAAAGATACAAATATGAGTACTTGGTGAAATGCAGGAAGATTTGTAATGAAATGGGAGAAGAAAGCTGGGATTCCAGATGAAATATCAGTGTATATGAAGCCAATGCCAGGTACTCTAGAAATCCCCAGACCAGGGCTAAGATCTGTTAGCCATTCCACTGAAACCTTGTTCTCAACATCAAACTGATATTTTTTCACAGTGCCATAGTACCAGGAAACCATGATTGTTAAGAAAAGTAATAATAGGACAGTTATAAACCATGCTCCCCTTGGGAAGTTCAACAAGCAAGATGATAAGTATGTTGCCTCCAGTGAGCCGAAGAATAACATAAAGCAAGCAGCAATGAACAAACTCTTCTCCCAGGATAAAGCAATCACAAGTGACATTAAACAAGTTGTTACAAGCATCCcagaaatgatagctaaaccTGTTTCAGAGTTGAGagaggagaggaaagaaaaggatatcAACAAGATCACAGCAGTCTATTGCTTTTAAATTTCACCTAGAAATCTTCCCTGTTTGcacattagttagttaattatgcATATAGTGCCAGCCTACTGAAACATGCTTGCTGCATCCAACTGATGACACTAAATAGAGGTTTTAACTGTTCGATGTGAGTGATTTTGGTACTTTTGCCTTTTTAAAGTATAATTCAT
It includes:
- the LOC113740261 gene encoding small ribosomal subunit protein eS1 gives rise to the protein MAVGKNKRISKGKKGGKKKAADPFAKKDWYDVKAPSVFEVRNVGKTLVSRTQGTKIASEGLKHRVFEVSLADLQKDEDHAFKKIRLRAEDVQGKNVLTNFWGMNFTTDKVRSLVRKWQTLIEAHVDVKTTDNYTLRMFCIGFTKKRANQQKRTCYAQSSQIRQIRKKMVEIMRNQASSCDLKELVAKIIPESIGREIEKSTTSIFPLQNVYIRKVKILKAPKFDLGKLMEVHGDYSEDVGVKLDRPAEETVAEGETEVVGS